The proteins below are encoded in one region of uncultured Eubacteriales bacterium:
- the ytlD gene encoding Uncharacterized ABC transporter permease protein YtlD, translating to MSEPAVSLQRKAYLKRRRQTKTAITTLRIGILVVLFAGWEIAARLGAIDAFIVSSPSRMWNTFMNLYQSGDLWLHVGTSVIETVVGFLLGTLLGTVIAVLLWWSDFLSRVLDPYLVVLNALPKTAMGPIFIVWIGAGPSSIIAMTLAISLIVTILDMHNGFLDTDPEKIRLMRTLGATRAQILMKLVLPANFTTMINALKVNVGLSWVGVIMGEFLVSKAGLGYLIVYGSQVFKMDLVMTTVLILAAAAALMYQCILWLEKVMKTHMGVTV from the coding sequence ATGTCTGAGCCTGCCGTCTCCCTACAGCGAAAAGCGTACTTAAAAAGGCGAAGACAAACTAAAACTGCCATTACCACACTGCGTATAGGCATATTGGTCGTTCTGTTTGCCGGCTGGGAAATCGCTGCGCGTCTGGGCGCCATTGATGCTTTTATTGTCAGCAGTCCATCAAGAATGTGGAATACCTTCATGAACTTATACCAATCCGGTGATCTGTGGCTTCATGTGGGCACTTCTGTTATAGAGACCGTAGTCGGTTTTTTACTTGGCACGCTACTCGGCACTGTGATTGCCGTTTTGCTTTGGTGGAGTGATTTTTTATCCCGAGTGCTAGACCCTTACCTTGTTGTACTGAATGCCCTACCCAAAACAGCAATGGGCCCCATCTTCATTGTCTGGATTGGTGCCGGGCCATCCTCTATCATCGCCATGACGCTGGCCATCTCATTGATCGTTACTATCCTTGATATGCATAACGGCTTTTTGGACACTGATCCGGAGAAGATCCGTTTGATGCGCACGCTAGGCGCTACTCGAGCACAGATTCTAATGAAGCTGGTACTTCCGGCAAACTTCACCACTATGATCAATGCCTTGAAGGTAAACGTCGGTCTGTCGTGGGTCGGTGTGATCATGGGCGAATTCCTGGTCTCCAAAGCCGGCCTCGGTTATCTTATCGTCTATGGCTCTCAGGTCTTTAAGATGGACCTGGTCATGACAACGGTTCTGATTCTGGCCGCGGCGGCTGCACTGATGTACCAGTGCATCCTGTGGCTTGAAAAAGTAATGAAAACGCATATGGGAGTGACAGTATGA
- a CDS encoding hypothetical protein (Evidence 5 : No homology to any previously reported sequences): MVVTFGEHQIIFLILLDLELTLSDSL, translated from the coding sequence GTGGTGGTGACTTTTGGAGAACACCAGATAATATTTTTAATTTTGCTTGACTTGGAGTTAACTCTAAGTGATAGCCTATAA
- the xdhB gene encoding putative xanthine dehydrogenase, molybdopterin-binding subunit B (Evidence 3 : Function proposed based on presence of conserved amino acid motif, structural feature or limited homology), with amino-acid sequence MFTLTVNGAEVHSEKDKRLLSFLRDDLRLTATKDGCSEGACGTCTVLVDGKKVKACTQNLSRFEGKSIVTVEGLSEREKEVYTYCFGEAGAVQCGFCIPGMVISAKALLDENQSPSRDEVKAALRGNICRCTGYRKIEDAVLMAAEFFRENQSVPVPDTSTGVNRRFQRPDVREKVLGTGEFVDDIVLPGMLYAKALRSKYPRAVVNKIDLSRAETHPQCVKILTAKDVPYNKTGHIIPDWDVMIAEGDTTRYIGDAIALVCTKTQEALDEVLTLIEVDYTELTPVTSPTDALRADAPLIHKSGNIMRKEILIRGSADAAIKNSKYVVTRKYYTPFNDHAFMEPECAIAMPEGEDGILLYSGAQSVYDEKHEIAAMLKIPEEKVHCQSKLVGGGFGGKEDMSVQHHAALMAWYVKAPVKVKFSRQESLLYHTKRHAMDMEFTTACDEEGNLTAMKAILIADTGAYASLGGPVLQRACTHAAGPYNYQNVDILGMSVYTNNVVAGAYRGFGVTQSCFATENNLNLLAELVGISPWEIRYKNAIRPGQELPNGQLADESCAMAECLEAVKDVYEAHPYAGIACAFKNSGKGIGIRDTGRVLLSIENGVVHIRTSAACMGQGIATVCTQMLCEVTGLDPSHVYHERPDTVRTPDSGTSTASRQTVITGEAARRAAEKLAEALKGGKALADLEGQEIYGEYVPITDPMGTLKKNPVSHVSYSYGAQVVVLDENGRVDKVVAAYDVGTPVNIQSVEGQIEGGIVMGLGFALTEDFPTERGYPKVKFGTLGLMRAPDVPAIEVKLVQSRGEKLPLAMGAKGVGELCLIPTSPACSHAYYRYDGKLRTRLPLQDTYYRKTKK; translated from the coding sequence TTGTTTACCCTGACTGTAAACGGAGCGGAGGTCCATTCAGAGAAGGATAAGCGCCTATTGTCCTTTTTGAGGGACGATCTGCGGCTGACCGCCACAAAGGATGGATGCAGCGAGGGCGCCTGCGGCACCTGCACCGTGTTGGTGGACGGCAAAAAGGTAAAGGCCTGCACTCAGAACCTGTCCAGGTTTGAAGGTAAGAGCATCGTCACGGTGGAGGGCCTGAGCGAGCGGGAAAAAGAGGTCTATACTTATTGTTTCGGCGAGGCCGGAGCGGTGCAGTGCGGCTTTTGCATTCCCGGCATGGTCATTTCGGCCAAGGCGCTTCTGGACGAGAACCAAAGCCCCTCCCGCGACGAGGTAAAGGCCGCGCTGCGGGGAAACATCTGCCGCTGTACCGGATACAGAAAAATTGAAGACGCCGTTTTAATGGCCGCTGAGTTTTTCCGTGAGAACCAATCTGTTCCCGTACCGGATACCTCCACCGGCGTGAATCGCCGTTTCCAGCGCCCTGATGTGCGGGAGAAGGTGCTTGGAACCGGAGAATTTGTGGACGACATCGTACTGCCGGGCATGCTGTACGCCAAGGCCCTGCGCTCCAAATACCCCCGCGCGGTGGTGAACAAAATCGATCTCTCCAGGGCGGAGACCCATCCGCAGTGCGTAAAGATCCTCACCGCAAAGGATGTCCCCTACAACAAAACCGGCCATATCATCCCCGACTGGGACGTGATGATCGCCGAGGGCGACACGACGCGCTACATTGGCGACGCCATCGCGCTGGTGTGCACCAAAACCCAGGAGGCGCTGGACGAGGTTTTGACCCTCATTGAGGTGGACTACACCGAGCTCACTCCCGTCACCAGCCCCACCGACGCGCTGCGGGCAGACGCGCCCCTGATCCATAAAAGCGGCAACATTATGCGCAAGGAGATTTTGATTCGGGGCAGCGCGGACGCCGCGATCAAAAACTCCAAGTACGTAGTGACCCGCAAGTACTACACGCCTTTTAACGACCACGCCTTTATGGAGCCCGAGTGCGCCATTGCCATGCCCGAGGGGGAGGACGGCATTTTGCTCTACAGCGGCGCGCAGAGCGTATACGACGAAAAGCATGAGATCGCCGCCATGCTGAAAATCCCGGAGGAAAAGGTGCACTGCCAGAGCAAGCTGGTGGGCGGCGGCTTTGGCGGCAAGGAGGACATGAGCGTGCAGCACCACGCCGCGCTGATGGCCTGGTACGTAAAGGCGCCGGTAAAGGTGAAGTTCAGCCGCCAGGAGAGTCTTCTCTACCACACCAAGCGCCACGCCATGGATATGGAGTTCACCACCGCCTGCGACGAGGAAGGGAACCTCACGGCCATGAAGGCAATCCTCATTGCCGACACCGGGGCGTACGCCAGCCTGGGCGGGCCGGTGCTGCAGCGGGCCTGTACCCATGCCGCCGGGCCGTATAACTACCAGAATGTCGATATCCTGGGCATGAGCGTGTACACAAACAATGTGGTGGCCGGGGCGTACCGGGGATTCGGCGTCACGCAGTCATGCTTTGCCACCGAGAACAACCTCAATCTCCTGGCCGAGCTGGTGGGCATTTCCCCCTGGGAGATCCGCTATAAAAACGCCATTCGCCCCGGGCAGGAGCTGCCAAACGGCCAGCTGGCGGACGAGAGCTGCGCCATGGCGGAGTGCCTTGAGGCGGTAAAGGATGTGTACGAAGCCCACCCCTACGCGGGAATTGCCTGTGCCTTTAAAAACAGCGGCAAGGGCATCGGCATCCGGGATACCGGGCGGGTCCTGCTCAGCATCGAAAACGGCGTCGTCCACATCCGCACCAGCGCCGCGTGCATGGGCCAGGGCATCGCCACGGTCTGCACCCAGATGCTGTGCGAGGTGACCGGCCTTGACCCCAGCCATGTTTATCACGAGCGGCCCGACACCGTGCGTACTCCCGACAGCGGCACGAGTACCGCCAGCCGCCAGACCGTGATTACCGGGGAGGCGGCCCGCCGGGCCGCCGAAAAGCTGGCGGAGGCGCTGAAGGGCGGAAAGGCCCTTGCCGATCTGGAGGGGCAGGAAATTTACGGCGAATATGTGCCTATTACCGACCCCATGGGCACCCTGAAGAAAAACCCCGTGAGCCACGTCAGCTACAGCTATGGCGCACAGGTCGTGGTGCTGGATGAAAACGGCAGGGTAGATAAGGTGGTGGCCGCGTACGACGTGGGTACGCCGGTCAACATTCAGAGCGTAGAGGGCCAGATCGAGGGCGGAATCGTGATGGGGCTCGGCTTTGCCCTGACGGAGGATTTCCCCACCGAGAGAGGGTACCCAAAGGTGAAATTCGGCACGCTGGGTCTGATGCGCGCGCCTGACGTACCGGCTATCGAGGTAAAGCTGGTGCAGTCACGGGGCGAAAAGCTGCCCCTTGCCATGGGCGCAAAGGGAGTGGGCGAGCTGTGCCTGATCCCCACCTCCCCCGCCTGTTCCCATGCCTATTACCGCTATGACGGCAAGCTGCGAACACGCCTGCCGCTGCAGGATACCTATTACAGGAAGACAAAGAAATGA
- a CDS encoding FAD binding domain in molybdopterin dehydrogenase, which yields MVNGYAPVSLSEALELLAAHTPTPYAGGTDLMIEEERECDYLFLHKIPELKQVTQDEQYLRFGAGCTFTELLEHELTPALLKEALALIAAPAIRNEGTIGGNIGNGSAKADSALIFFVTDSKLRLVSSKGERIVSIKSFYKGRKRLDLAKDELIAEVLMPKKWLGSYCYQKVGARKALAISRLSFAGLMTVEDGKIAHCATAFGAVSDVIIRREDIDAMLIGKTVEEAKAEKAAYLKAFDDAIVPIRGRVSQEYRKSVCMSLLSDFLNQFGI from the coding sequence ATGGTAAACGGATATGCGCCCGTTTCGCTCAGCGAAGCGCTGGAGCTGCTTGCCGCCCACACGCCCACCCCCTACGCCGGGGGCACCGATCTGATGATCGAGGAGGAGCGGGAGTGCGATTACCTCTTTCTGCATAAGATACCCGAGCTCAAGCAGGTGACCCAGGACGAGCAATACCTCCGCTTTGGCGCGGGCTGCACCTTTACCGAGCTTTTGGAGCATGAGCTCACTCCCGCTCTCCTTAAGGAAGCGCTGGCCCTGATCGCCGCGCCGGCCATCCGCAATGAGGGCACCATCGGCGGTAATATCGGAAACGGCAGCGCCAAGGCCGACAGTGCGCTGATCTTCTTTGTCACCGACTCCAAGCTGCGGCTGGTCAGCAGCAAGGGCGAGCGCATCGTATCCATCAAATCGTTTTACAAGGGCCGCAAGCGGCTGGACCTGGCAAAGGACGAGCTGATCGCCGAGGTGCTGATGCCCAAAAAGTGGCTGGGCAGCTATTGCTATCAGAAGGTCGGTGCCCGTAAGGCCCTGGCTATCTCCCGCCTCTCCTTCGCGGGCCTGATGACTGTTGAGGACGGAAAAATTGCCCACTGCGCCACCGCGTTCGGCGCCGTCAGCGATGTGATCATCCGCCGGGAAGATATCGACGCTATGCTGATCGGGAAAACCGTCGAGGAGGCAAAGGCCGAAAAGGCCGCTTATCTCAAGGCCTTTGACGACGCCATCGTACCGATACGGGGCCGGGTGTCCCAGGAATACCGCAAAAGCGTATGCATGAGCCTGCTGAGTGATTTCCTGAATCAATTCGGAATTTAG
- a CDS encoding Regulatory protein LysR, protein MVYFNRLDWHCRKYGAYGVLRCGDHERKVWLLTISRVGGLIAAASKKASRPMLQLGGISVVERIVLTFQQAGVFPIVVVTGVEADEVKYRLAGRGVVFLHNEEFEDPELIDSVKIGLSFLRGKCERVVFSPVNTPMFLPSTLYTLLGTTGDIVTPSYMGRGGHPIIFSNAVIPNLLAWQGETGLRGGLASMSGLRIPVEVDDEGILLTIHQQSRLQAYYEENKASFLHPRLRLSLEREEELFNARAKLLLLLIGETHSVRTASAVMALSQSKAWDMLNKLEAALGYALITRRKGGTQGSRSDLTPEGLSFLKAWQRYEERAIECAYLGYLQMLRDISHLPS, encoded by the coding sequence ATGGTATACTTTAATAGATTGGATTGGCACTGCCGCAAGTATGGCGCGTATGGCGTGCTGCGCTGTGGCGATCATGAAAGGAAGGTATGGCTGTTGACCATAAGCAGAGTTGGGGGACTGATTGCTGCCGCCAGCAAAAAGGCCAGCCGGCCCATGTTACAGCTTGGCGGCATCAGCGTGGTGGAGCGGATCGTGCTCACCTTTCAGCAGGCAGGCGTATTTCCCATCGTAGTGGTGACGGGTGTGGAGGCCGACGAGGTCAAGTACCGGCTGGCCGGCCGCGGCGTGGTTTTTTTGCACAATGAGGAGTTTGAAGATCCCGAGCTGATTGACTCGGTAAAAATAGGGCTCTCCTTTTTGCGCGGAAAATGTGAGCGTGTCGTATTCTCTCCGGTGAACACCCCGATGTTTCTCCCCTCTACGCTTTATACGCTGCTTGGGACGACGGGCGACATTGTCACCCCCTCCTATATGGGCAGGGGAGGGCACCCCATTATATTCTCCAACGCCGTGATACCCAATCTCCTCGCCTGGCAGGGGGAGACCGGCCTGCGGGGCGGTCTCGCCTCCATGTCCGGTCTCCGCATACCGGTTGAGGTCGACGATGAGGGTATTTTGCTTACGATTCACCAGCAGTCCCGCTTGCAGGCATATTATGAGGAAAACAAGGCCTCGTTTTTACATCCCCGCCTGCGCCTAAGCCTGGAACGTGAGGAGGAGCTGTTCAACGCCAGGGCAAAGCTGCTGCTGCTGTTGATCGGCGAGACCCATTCAGTTCGTACCGCCAGCGCAGTAATGGCGCTCTCCCAGAGCAAGGCATGGGATATGCTCAATAAGCTTGAGGCTGCCCTGGGATATGCCCTCATTACCCGCCGCAAAGGTGGCACGCAGGGCAGCCGGAGCGACCTGACCCCCGAGGGGCTCTCTTTTTTAAAGGCCTGGCAGCGTTATGAGGAGCGCGCGATTGAGTGCGCCTATTTGGGATACCTTCAGATGCTGCGGGATATCTCTCATCTACCATCGTAG
- the xdhC gene encoding xanthine dehydrogenase, Fe-S binding subunit (Evidence 2a : Function of homologous gene experimentally demonstrated in an other organism; PubMedId : 20444178; Product type c : carrier): MDGITFTLNGEQVTYKGSATARLLDVLRGEFKDTGVKCGCKEGECGACSVILDGRLVNSCMVAMGRVDGCTVTTIEGYRQTERFQVLDAAYASVSAVQCGFCIPGMVLASECILAKNPNPSEEEIREGISGNLCRCTGYNAIVKAIGIAAKEGNGLW; this comes from the coding sequence ATGGACGGCATTACGTTTACCCTGAACGGAGAGCAGGTTACTTATAAGGGCAGCGCCACCGCCCGGCTGCTGGACGTGCTGCGCGGCGAGTTTAAAGACACCGGCGTAAAATGCGGCTGCAAGGAAGGCGAGTGCGGCGCGTGCAGCGTAATTCTCGACGGCAGGCTGGTAAACAGCTGCATGGTGGCCATGGGCCGCGTGGATGGCTGCACCGTCACCACCATTGAGGGCTACCGCCAAACCGAGCGCTTTCAGGTGCTGGACGCGGCCTATGCCTCCGTGTCGGCGGTCCAGTGCGGTTTTTGTATCCCCGGCATGGTGCTGGCCAGCGAGTGTATCCTGGCCAAAAACCCCAACCCCAGCGAGGAGGAGATCCGTGAGGGCATTTCCGGGAATTTGTGCCGCTGCACCGGGTATAACGCCATTGTAAAGGCCATTGGAATTGCCGCAAAGGAGGGGAACGGATTATGGTAA
- a CDS encoding Oxidoreductase molybdopterin-binding subunit, whose translation MNHEKGGMLAMREISKSVIKKDHAPKMDGSAIYVADWSCDGVLYGKLVRSPHAHARVLDIQLPPLPEGYFAVDKNDVPGKNEVHIVMDDTPVYAGETVEYIGDPVLMVVGPEEKEVERLAAAVNVVYEVLPAVLDIRDSDTVFFDYSFGQGDTEAAFAEADKVYEEEFETGYQEQAYLETQGMIAEYRDGKMTVHGSMQCPYYVHGAIAKAIGLTPDKVRVLQDTTGGGFGGKEAYPSILACQVAVAAYKADGKRVRVIYGRREDMEFTSKRHPSLCRYKMAVKDGFVTAMDIDVKFNSGGFTTLSAVVLQRGIIAAPGVYRVNNLKVRGRAMKTNTIPTGAYRGFGAPQTFFAVEMMMDHIAKDLGEEPLRFKKRHLVKQHDATSTGGKYHFPVPMPAMIAEVEEMSGYQEKWSGYQKPQTGRFRKGIGLSLWFHGAGFTGSGERDIIKAVAKLRKTKDGFVEVLASQSDIGQGLKTTFCKIVANELNLPLEKVSYDNPDTDRVPDSGPTVASRSLMTVGELLRRAAINLRSQWKEGEEQVVEEHFKEPDFVIPFYLDKFEGDAYPTYAWAACAVEVRLDTLTGVNEVLGTWGSFDVGTPIDLNIVIGQMEGGLMQGLGYSSMEQMGTDAKGRIRNNSYSDYIIPTSVDVPNLQVKMHVEEYPLGPYGAKGAGELPLVGVPGAYIEAMEQALGGALLHHAPFSAEDALKVLKANAQKEAI comes from the coding sequence TTGAACCACGAAAAAGGAGGAATGCTTGCAATGCGAGAAATCAGTAAATCGGTCATCAAAAAAGACCACGCGCCCAAAATGGACGGCAGCGCCATATACGTAGCCGACTGGTCCTGCGACGGGGTGCTGTACGGCAAGCTGGTGCGCTCGCCCCATGCCCACGCCCGCGTACTGGACATTCAGCTGCCGCCCCTGCCGGAAGGGTACTTCGCCGTTGACAAAAACGATGTGCCTGGCAAGAACGAGGTCCATATCGTCATGGATGACACCCCCGTGTATGCGGGGGAAACGGTGGAATACATCGGCGACCCGGTGCTGATGGTGGTGGGCCCCGAGGAAAAAGAGGTGGAGCGCCTGGCCGCCGCGGTCAATGTGGTATACGAGGTTTTGCCCGCCGTTCTGGATATCCGGGACTCGGATACGGTGTTCTTTGATTACAGTTTCGGCCAGGGGGATACCGAAGCCGCCTTTGCCGAGGCCGACAAGGTATACGAGGAGGAGTTTGAAACCGGCTATCAGGAGCAGGCCTATCTGGAGACCCAGGGCATGATCGCCGAGTATCGCGACGGAAAAATGACGGTGCACGGAAGTATGCAGTGCCCATACTATGTCCACGGCGCTATCGCCAAGGCGATCGGCCTCACACCCGATAAGGTGCGCGTGCTGCAGGATACGACGGGCGGCGGCTTTGGCGGCAAGGAGGCGTACCCCTCCATTCTGGCCTGTCAGGTGGCGGTGGCTGCTTATAAGGCCGACGGCAAGCGCGTGCGCGTGATCTATGGGCGGCGGGAGGACATGGAGTTTACCTCCAAGCGCCATCCCTCCCTCTGTCGGTACAAAATGGCGGTAAAGGACGGCTTTGTCACTGCAATGGACATTGACGTCAAGTTCAATTCCGGCGGGTTTACCACTCTCTCCGCTGTCGTGCTGCAGCGGGGCATCATCGCGGCCCCGGGCGTATACCGGGTAAATAATCTCAAGGTGCGCGGCCGCGCTATGAAGACCAACACCATCCCCACCGGAGCCTACCGCGGCTTTGGCGCGCCGCAGACCTTCTTCGCCGTGGAGATGATGATGGACCACATTGCCAAGGACTTGGGCGAGGAGCCGCTGCGCTTTAAAAAGCGCCATCTGGTAAAGCAGCATGACGCCACCTCCACCGGCGGCAAGTACCACTTCCCCGTGCCGATGCCCGCCATGATCGCGGAGGTGGAGGAGATGAGCGGCTACCAGGAAAAGTGGAGCGGGTATCAAAAACCGCAGACCGGGCGCTTTCGTAAGGGGATCGGCCTGAGCCTCTGGTTCCATGGCGCGGGCTTTACCGGCAGCGGCGAGCGGGATATCATCAAGGCCGTAGCCAAGCTGCGCAAGACCAAGGACGGTTTCGTAGAGGTTCTGGCCAGCCAAAGCGACATTGGGCAGGGCCTGAAGACCACCTTCTGCAAAATCGTCGCCAATGAGCTCAACCTGCCGCTTGAAAAGGTAAGCTATGATAACCCCGATACCGACCGCGTGCCCGACTCGGGCCCCACAGTGGCCTCCCGCAGCCTGATGACGGTGGGCGAGCTTCTGCGCCGTGCCGCCATTAACCTGCGAAGCCAGTGGAAGGAAGGCGAGGAGCAGGTTGTCGAGGAGCATTTCAAGGAGCCGGATTTCGTCATCCCCTTCTACCTCGACAAATTCGAGGGCGACGCCTACCCCACCTACGCTTGGGCCGCCTGCGCGGTGGAGGTACGCTTAGACACCCTCACCGGCGTAAACGAGGTGCTGGGTACGTGGGGTAGCTTCGACGTGGGTACGCCCATCGACCTGAACATCGTGATTGGTCAGATGGAGGGCGGTCTCATGCAGGGCCTGGGGTACTCCAGCATGGAACAGATGGGCACCGACGCCAAAGGCCGCATCCGCAACAACAGCTACAGTGATTACATCATCCCTACCTCGGTGGACGTCCCCAATCTGCAGGTGAAGATGCACGTGGAGGAATACCCCTTAGGGCCTTACGGGGCCAAAGGAGCGGGCGAGCTTCCGCTGGTGGGCGTACCTGGTGCGTATATCGAAGCGATGGAGCAGGCCCTTGGCGGCGCTTTACTCCACCACGCGCCGTTCAGCGCCGAGGACGCTTTGAAAGTTCTGAAGGCCAACGCGCAAAAGGAGGCGATCTGA
- a CDS encoding conserved hypothetical protein (Evidence 4 : Homologs of previously reported genes of unknown function), translated as MANESVYFAIDKDVGLHDTTLLKRALDSLPGVTSIEINKQSSSIAVDYDTTSVTQAEIRKKIEILGYPIQPAH; from the coding sequence TTGGCAAATGAGAGCGTGTATTTTGCTATTGATAAAGATGTTGGGCTCCATGATACAACCCTGCTCAAGCGGGCTCTGGATTCCCTTCCAGGCGTAACGTCAATCGAAATTAATAAGCAAAGCAGCAGTATTGCGGTTGACTACGACACTACTTCTGTGACTCAAGCGGAAATTCGGAAGAAGATAGAAATCCTCGGTTATCCTATTCAACCCGCACACTAA
- a CDS encoding putative MobA-like protein (Evidence 3 : Function proposed based on presence of conserved amino acid motif, structural feature or limited homology): MKVNGLILAAGLSSRMGSFKPLMPVGAETLIERSTQSMLSGGAHHVTVVLGYRAAEAEAVLRGRFSPKRVSIVHNPNYESTDMLASAKIGIAALPACEAFFLLPGDMPAVDSETFWAVRAAMQSTGASLAFPTLEGRRKHPPLISARCVPSILAFDGTGGLREVWRQYASETAEVAVDDAGCLFDADTPEDYRRLLRYVEKKQRVFEPRKRRNACNARNQ, translated from the coding sequence ATGAAAGTGAACGGTCTCATTCTGGCTGCGGGCCTCTCCAGCCGTATGGGCAGCTTTAAGCCCCTCATGCCGGTGGGAGCGGAAACTCTGATTGAGCGCAGTACCCAGAGCATGCTCAGCGGCGGCGCGCACCATGTAACCGTAGTGCTGGGTTACCGGGCCGCCGAGGCAGAGGCCGTGCTGCGGGGGCGGTTCTCCCCCAAAAGGGTAAGCATCGTCCATAACCCGAACTATGAGAGCACCGATATGCTGGCGTCGGCCAAGATCGGGATTGCCGCCCTGCCGGCCTGCGAGGCCTTTTTCCTGCTGCCGGGCGACATGCCGGCTGTGGACAGCGAAACCTTTTGGGCCGTGCGCGCCGCTATGCAGAGCACCGGCGCAAGCCTTGCCTTTCCTACGCTGGAGGGGCGGCGTAAGCATCCGCCGCTGATCTCTGCCCGGTGCGTCCCCTCCATTCTGGCCTTTGACGGTACGGGCGGGCTGCGCGAGGTGTGGAGACAATACGCAAGCGAGACGGCAGAGGTAGCCGTAGACGATGCCGGCTGCCTGTTTGATGCCGATACACCGGAGGACTACCGCAGGCTGCTGCGGTATGTGGAAAAGAAACAGCGCGTCTTTGAACCACGAAAAAGGAGGAATGCTTGCAATGCGAGAAATCAGTAA
- the ytlC gene encoding Uncharacterized ABC transporter ATP-binding protein YtlC: MIVQVNNVDLTYQAPDGEIDALRGIDFEISDGEFVSIVGPSGCGKSTLLSVIAGLEPASAGSVYIDGDAVTAPSPKIGYMPQKDQLFPWRTIWANVTLGLELQHQNTAERQEYVRELLARYGLGEFLQKTPSQLSGGMRQRCALIRTLATDPRILLLDEPFSALDYQTRLSVSTDIYTIIRQERKTALLVTHDISESISLSDRIIVLSKRPAAVKAIHNLEDLTGISPMKRRDHPAFRTYFNTIWRELDINV, translated from the coding sequence ATGATTGTACAAGTAAATAATGTCGACCTGACATACCAGGCGCCGGATGGAGAAATAGATGCCCTGCGCGGGATCGATTTCGAAATTTCCGACGGAGAATTTGTCAGTATTGTGGGGCCGTCAGGGTGCGGCAAATCCACCTTGCTGTCAGTAATTGCCGGGCTTGAGCCAGCCTCCGCAGGCTCGGTATACATAGATGGCGATGCTGTTACAGCGCCATCGCCCAAGATTGGCTATATGCCTCAGAAAGACCAACTATTTCCGTGGAGAACTATTTGGGCCAATGTTACCCTGGGCCTGGAGCTACAGCATCAAAATACGGCGGAACGTCAAGAGTATGTCCGTGAACTCTTGGCGCGTTATGGACTGGGCGAATTTCTTCAAAAAACACCGTCTCAGCTGTCTGGGGGCATGCGTCAACGGTGTGCATTAATTAGAACACTGGCAACAGACCCAAGAATATTATTGCTGGATGAACCATTTTCAGCCTTGGATTACCAAACACGACTTTCTGTATCCACCGATATCTATACCATTATTCGTCAAGAACGCAAAACAGCTTTGCTGGTTACCCACGATATCTCTGAAAGTATAAGTCTTTCTGATCGAATTATTGTTTTAAGTAAAAGGCCAGCTGCTGTAAAGGCGATCCATAACCTTGAAGATCTAACGGGAATCTCTCCTATGAAGCGGCGAGATCATCCTGCTTTCCGAACGTATTTTAACACCATCTGGAGGGAGTTGGATATCAATGTCTGA
- a CDS encoding hypothetical protein (Evidence 5 : No homology to any previously reported sequences), with the protein MEVIYYMIDLFSSLARQIVEKCNTKQKNRLREQSQRRFSLCAILSQVCIFLYERRI; encoded by the coding sequence ATGGAAGTCATTTACTATATGATTGATTTGTTCAGCTCTTTGGCTCGGCAAATTGTGGAGAAATGCAATACAAAACAAAAGAACCGCCTCAGGGAGCAGTCCCAGAGGCGGTTTTCTTTATGTGCAATTTTGTCTCAAGTGTGCATTTTTTTATATGAACGGCGCATATGA